The following coding sequences are from one Epilithonimonas vandammei window:
- the sucD gene encoding succinate--CoA ligase subunit alpha → MSVLVNKDSKVIVQGFTGNEGTFHAGQMIDYGTNVVGGVTPGKGGTEHLGKPVFNSVAEAVEKAGANVSIIFVPPAFAADAVMEAAEAGIKVIVCITEGIPVADMVKVKDYIQDRDVRLIGPNCPGIITSDEAKIGIMPGFVFKKGKVGIVSKSGTLTYEAADQVVKAGYGVSTAIGIGGDPIIGTTTKEALELFINDPETEAVVMIGEIGGSLEAEAARWYKASGSTKPVVGFIAGQTAPKGRTMGHAGAIVGGADDTAQAKMAIMKENGIHVVDSPAEIGKTVAAVLS, encoded by the coding sequence ATGTCAGTATTAGTAAACAAAGATTCTAAGGTTATCGTACAAGGATTTACAGGTAACGAAGGTACTTTTCATGCAGGCCAGATGATCGATTACGGAACCAACGTTGTCGGAGGAGTAACCCCTGGAAAGGGTGGGACAGAGCATCTTGGTAAGCCTGTTTTCAATTCTGTTGCTGAAGCTGTAGAAAAAGCTGGAGCCAACGTGAGCATTATCTTTGTACCGCCTGCCTTTGCTGCAGATGCTGTGATGGAAGCCGCTGAAGCCGGAATCAAAGTGATTGTATGTATTACGGAAGGAATTCCTGTTGCTGATATGGTGAAAGTAAAAGATTATATCCAAGATAGAGATGTTCGTTTGATCGGTCCGAACTGTCCTGGTATCATCACTTCGGATGAAGCAAAAATCGGAATTATGCCAGGTTTTGTTTTCAAAAAAGGAAAAGTAGGTATCGTTTCAAAATCCGGAACACTTACGTATGAAGCAGCTGATCAAGTTGTAAAAGCTGGATATGGCGTTTCTACGGCTATCGGAATTGGTGGTGATCCAATCATCGGAACTACAACAAAAGAAGCTTTAGAATTGTTTATTAACGATCCTGAAACTGAAGCTGTGGTAATGATTGGAGAGATTGGAGGATCTTTAGAAGCAGAAGCTGCTAGATGGTATAAAGCAAGTGGTTCTACGAAACCTGTTGTAGGTTTCATCGCAGGACAAACTGCGCCTAAAGGTAGAACGATGGGACACGCTGGAGCTATCGTAGGTGGTGCAGATGATACTGCTCAGGCTAAAATGGCAATTATGAAAGAAAACGGAATTCACGTAGT
- a CDS encoding LpxD N-terminal domain-containing protein, with the protein MTFNQPQTLKTIAEIIGAKYIGNESFPVLGSNEIHMVRPGDIVFVNHPKYYDKALKSAATVILIDKEVDSPAGKALLVSDDPFRDFNRINTHFTRISNFKEELHDLEVGDGTFIHPSVVIGNDVKIGKNAHIFPNVVLGDRTVIGDNVVIQANTVIGGDAFYYRKLNGNFDRMISVGNVVIENNVEIGNCCTIDRGVTASTTIGEGSILDNQIQIGHDTVVGKRCLIASQTGIAGCCIIEDEVTIWGQVGMASGVRVEKGTVLLAKAGVNRNLKKGTYFGPIAEEFREYLRKEVKLKNLK; encoded by the coding sequence ATGACTTTTAATCAACCTCAGACTTTAAAAACTATTGCCGAAATTATCGGTGCAAAATACATTGGAAACGAGAGTTTTCCAGTATTGGGAAGCAATGAAATCCATATGGTTAGGCCAGGTGATATTGTTTTTGTTAATCATCCAAAATATTATGACAAAGCACTCAAATCTGCGGCAACGGTTATTTTAATCGACAAAGAAGTAGACAGTCCTGCCGGAAAAGCACTCTTAGTTTCGGATGACCCTTTTCGGGATTTCAATAGAATCAATACCCATTTTACAAGAATTTCTAATTTCAAAGAGGAACTTCACGATTTGGAAGTAGGTGACGGAACATTTATTCATCCATCCGTAGTTATTGGGAATGATGTGAAAATAGGAAAAAACGCGCACATTTTTCCAAATGTTGTGCTGGGAGATAGAACGGTAATTGGTGATAACGTTGTGATTCAGGCTAATACAGTTATTGGAGGCGACGCTTTTTATTATAGAAAGCTGAACGGCAACTTCGATAGAATGATTTCTGTAGGAAACGTTGTTATAGAAAATAATGTGGAAATTGGCAATTGCTGCACGATTGACCGTGGTGTAACGGCTTCTACAACTATCGGGGAAGGCAGTATTCTTGACAATCAAATCCAGATAGGTCACGACACAGTGGTTGGAAAAAGATGCCTGATAGCCTCGCAGACGGGAATTGCGGGATGCTGTATTATCGAAGATGAAGTGACAATTTGGGGTCAAGTAGGAATGGCTTCTGGTGTAAGAGTTGAAAAAGGAACTGTTCTTCTTGCCAAAGCAGGTGTAAACAGAAATCTTAAAAAAGGAACTTATTTCGGTCCAATAGCAGAAGAATTTCGCGAGTATCTCAGAAAAGAAGTCAAACTCAAAAATCTGAAGTAA
- the efp gene encoding elongation factor P, with translation MATSNDIKKGLCIEFSNDIYKVIEFLHVKPGKGPAFVRTKLKSVTNGKVVDNTFSAGHKIDEVKVITRKFQYLYEDDNGFHFMNNDDFSQIYLDKEMIENSQFMKAGEEVTIILKEADEVPLSAEIPPTVYLEVIEADPGVKGNTATNALKNAIVETGARVMVPLFIEPGDKIKVNTEDGSYLERVK, from the coding sequence ATGGCAACAAGTAACGATATCAAAAAAGGCCTTTGTATAGAATTTAGCAATGACATCTACAAAGTCATCGAATTTTTGCATGTAAAACCAGGAAAAGGTCCAGCGTTTGTAAGAACAAAATTGAAATCCGTAACCAACGGAAAAGTGGTGGATAACACGTTTTCCGCAGGTCATAAAATAGATGAGGTAAAAGTAATTACTAGAAAATTCCAATATCTTTATGAAGATGATAACGGATTCCATTTTATGAACAATGATGACTTTTCTCAAATCTATCTTGACAAAGAAATGATTGAAAATTCTCAGTTTATGAAAGCGGGAGAAGAAGTAACCATTATTTTAAAAGAAGCAGATGAAGTGCCACTTTCTGCAGAAATCCCACCAACTGTATATCTAGAGGTAATAGAAGCTGATCCGGGTGTGAAAGGAAACACAGCTACCAACGCTCTTAAAAATGCAATAGTAGAAACAGGTGCAAGGGTAATGGTTCCGCTTTTTATAGAACCAGGCGACAAAATCAAAGTTAATACTGAAGACGGCTCTTATCTAGAAAGAGTGAAGTAA
- the lpxA gene encoding acyl-ACP--UDP-N-acetylglucosamine O-acyltransferase, with translation MIHQLTAVDPRAKIGKNVTVEPFTTIASDVVIGAGTWIGSNVTIMDGARIGKNCKIFPGTVISAIPQDLKFDGEDTQTIIGDNTTLRECVTINRGTKALGYTKVGNDCLIMATSHVAHDCVLGNNVIIANGCGIAGHVEIGDFVVMGGLSAVQQFGKIGKHVMISGGSLIRKDIPPYVKVAREPISYAGINSVGLRRRGFTNDKIFEIQKIYRAIFQMKMNTTQAIEYIEKEMLPTMERDEIITFIQNSPRGIVKGYGSTKE, from the coding sequence ATGATTCACCAGCTTACAGCAGTAGATCCTCGCGCAAAAATCGGTAAAAATGTAACCGTAGAACCATTCACAACTATCGCCTCAGATGTGGTCATCGGAGCAGGAACCTGGATTGGCTCCAATGTAACGATAATGGATGGCGCAAGAATTGGGAAGAACTGCAAAATTTTTCCTGGGACAGTGATATCAGCTATTCCGCAGGATCTGAAATTCGATGGAGAAGATACCCAGACCATTATTGGTGATAATACAACGCTTAGGGAATGCGTAACCATTAACCGGGGAACAAAAGCATTGGGCTATACCAAAGTGGGAAATGATTGCCTGATTATGGCAACTTCTCACGTGGCACACGATTGTGTACTTGGGAATAATGTTATAATAGCTAACGGATGCGGTATTGCAGGTCACGTGGAGATTGGTGATTTTGTGGTGATGGGAGGACTGTCCGCAGTTCAACAGTTCGGAAAAATAGGTAAGCACGTTATGATTTCAGGAGGCTCACTCATCAGAAAAGATATTCCACCTTATGTTAAGGTTGCAAGAGAGCCAATTTCTTACGCAGGTATTAATTCTGTAGGGCTTAGAAGAAGGGGATTTACAAATGATAAAATTTTTGAAATCCAGAAAATTTATAGAGCGATTTTCCAAATGAAGATGAACACCACCCAAGCCATCGAGTATATCGAAAAAGAAATGCTCCCTACGATGGAAAGAGACGAAATCATAACTTTTATCCAAAACTCACCCAGAGGAATCGTAAAAGGTTACGGATCAACAAAAGAATAA
- a CDS encoding bifunctional UDP-3-O-[3-hydroxymyristoyl] N-acetylglucosamine deacetylase/3-hydroxyacyl-ACP dehydratase: MSDKQKTIKEDIQLSGIGLHTGREVNLTIKPAKENTGFVFVRTDLEGRPQVEADVNYVTTTERGTTLEKLGVKIHTCEHLLAALVGMDIDNAILEMNSAEPPILDGSSKFFVEAIEKVGIVEQDLPREYLVIKEVMNYIDPSTGSELTVIPADDYEITTMVDFGTKVLGTQNASMKNISEFRDEIAPARTFSFLHELEQLLDANLIKGGDISNAIVYVDKELTPETLEKLKVAFGKDEVSIRPNGILDNLNLNFPNEAARHKLLDVIGDLALVGVRIKGRVIANKPGHFVNTQFAKKLNRQYKLQKRKNVPDFDLKAEPVFDINGIMKLLPHRPPFLLVDKILELSDTHVVGLKNVSMNEPFFVGHFPKEPVMPGVLQVEAMAQVGGILVLANVPDPENYSTYFVKMDNVKFKKKVVPGDQVIFKIELMEPIRRGIVHMQGYGYVGDSVVVEGELMAQVAKNKM; the protein is encoded by the coding sequence ATGAGTGATAAACAAAAAACCATCAAAGAAGACATCCAGCTTTCTGGAATTGGTCTTCACACAGGAAGAGAAGTTAATCTGACCATTAAACCGGCAAAGGAAAACACCGGATTTGTGTTCGTAAGAACTGATCTGGAAGGACGTCCGCAGGTAGAAGCGGATGTAAACTACGTAACCACCACAGAAAGAGGAACTACTCTTGAGAAGCTGGGAGTCAAAATCCATACTTGCGAACATCTATTGGCAGCTCTTGTTGGGATGGATATCGACAATGCAATCTTGGAAATGAACAGCGCGGAACCACCAATTTTAGACGGTTCTTCCAAATTCTTTGTAGAAGCTATTGAAAAAGTAGGCATTGTAGAGCAGGATTTACCGAGAGAATATCTCGTCATCAAAGAAGTGATGAACTATATTGATCCGTCAACTGGTTCTGAACTGACTGTGATACCTGCAGACGATTACGAAATTACCACGATGGTAGATTTTGGGACCAAAGTTTTGGGTACCCAAAATGCCAGTATGAAAAATATTTCCGAGTTCCGGGATGAAATTGCACCAGCCAGAACTTTCAGCTTTCTTCATGAATTGGAACAGTTACTAGACGCCAATCTCATAAAAGGAGGTGACATCAGCAACGCTATCGTTTATGTAGATAAAGAATTGACACCAGAAACTTTGGAAAAACTGAAAGTTGCTTTTGGAAAAGATGAAGTTTCTATCCGCCCGAACGGAATTTTGGATAACCTAAACCTTAACTTTCCAAACGAAGCTGCGAGACATAAATTATTAGATGTCATCGGAGATTTAGCTCTTGTTGGTGTAAGAATCAAAGGAAGGGTAATTGCCAATAAACCAGGACACTTTGTGAACACTCAGTTTGCAAAAAAATTAAACAGACAATACAAATTGCAGAAAAGAAAAAATGTTCCTGATTTCGACCTCAAGGCTGAGCCTGTTTTCGATATCAATGGAATTATGAAACTTTTGCCACACAGACCACCGTTTCTGTTGGTAGATAAGATTTTAGAATTGTCTGATACACATGTGGTTGGACTAAAAAATGTGTCCATGAACGAACCTTTTTTTGTCGGACACTTTCCGAAAGAACCAGTAATGCCAGGTGTACTTCAGGTAGAAGCCATGGCACAGGTAGGCGGAATTTTGGTTTTGGCCAATGTCCCAGATCCTGAAAATTATTCCACTTACTTTGTAAAGATGGATAATGTAAAATTTAAGAAAAAAGTAGTTCCCGGTGATCAGGTGATCTTCAAGATCGAATTGATGGAACCTATCAGAAGGGGAATTGTTCATATGCAAGGCTACGGATATGTTGGTGACAGCGTAGTTGTAGAAGGTGAGCTGATGGCTCAGGTTGCAAAAAATAAAATGTAA
- the lpxD gene encoding UDP-3-O-(3-hydroxymyristoyl)glucosamine N-acyltransferase — protein sequence MEFSAEQIAGLINGRIIGDGNTFITGVSPIENGQKGHLSFVGQSRFAHYMDDTDCAVLIVSENLLEDKAYNPVIIAVEDAYLSFQVLMNLYQEMQGRKTGIEEGSFFHETAKVGEGVYIGAFTYVSEKAKIGDNTQIFPHVYIGKGVKIGKNCKIDSGARIYDYCIVGDNCVIHSNTVVGGDGFGFQPTAEGFKKIPQLGNVIIEDDVEIGSNCSIDRATIGSTIIGKGTKIDNLIQIAHNVKIGQNNVIAAQAGIAGSTVIGDWNQIGGQVGIVGHIKIGNQVKIQAQSGVNSSAKDGEILYGSPAINYGDYRRNYVHFRNFTEIVKRINELENKKSE from the coding sequence ATGGAATTCAGTGCAGAGCAGATTGCCGGTTTAATAAACGGAAGGATCATTGGAGACGGAAACACATTTATTACAGGTGTTTCTCCAATCGAAAATGGCCAGAAAGGCCACTTATCTTTTGTGGGACAAAGTCGTTTCGCTCATTATATGGATGATACAGACTGTGCCGTTCTCATCGTTTCTGAAAATCTGTTGGAGGACAAAGCCTACAATCCAGTGATTATAGCTGTAGAAGATGCTTATCTTTCTTTTCAGGTTCTGATGAATCTTTATCAGGAAATGCAGGGCAGAAAAACGGGAATAGAAGAAGGTTCTTTTTTTCATGAAACTGCAAAAGTAGGCGAAGGTGTCTACATTGGTGCATTTACCTATGTTTCAGAAAAGGCGAAAATTGGTGATAACACGCAGATTTTTCCTCATGTTTACATTGGTAAAGGAGTGAAAATCGGTAAAAATTGTAAGATTGACAGCGGTGCTAGAATCTATGATTATTGTATCGTTGGAGACAATTGTGTGATTCATTCCAACACGGTAGTTGGCGGAGACGGATTCGGATTCCAGCCGACAGCGGAAGGTTTCAAAAAAATTCCTCAACTGGGAAATGTCATTATAGAGGATGATGTAGAAATCGGTTCCAATTGCAGTATTGACAGAGCAACGATTGGTTCAACCATTATTGGAAAAGGAACTAAGATTGATAATCTGATACAGATTGCTCACAATGTGAAGATCGGACAAAATAATGTAATTGCTGCACAGGCTGGCATTGCAGGTTCTACGGTTATCGGTGACTGGAATCAAATTGGCGGACAGGTTGGTATTGTTGGTCATATCAAAATAGGAAATCAGGTAAAGATACAGGCTCAGAGTGGTGTCAATTCATCAGCTAAAGATGGAGAAATATTGTATGGCTCGCCTGCAATCAATTACGGCGATTACAGAAGAAACTATGTTCATTTCCGAAATTTTACGGAGATTGTCAAAAGAATAAACGAATTAGAAAATAAAAAATCAGAGTAA
- a CDS encoding HD domain-containing protein: MQNKLKIINDPVHGFIKIPHEILFDIIEHPYFQRLRRISQTGLLSLIFPGAKHTRFHHALGAMNLMFKALETLKLKGVKISKDEEKAAMLAILMHDIGHGPFSHALENMLMDDWHHEKISILLMNRLNKEFKGKLDLAIEMFQGKYHRMFFNQLISSQLDVDRMDYLKRDSFYTGVSEGSVNVERIISMMNVSEEQLVIDTKGIYSIENYLTARMFMYWQVYYHKTAALAEHILVHILNRAKFLVSQNVDLEAPSNLKYFLVKNQFDEATEEDIRRFTMLDDMDVFQAIKVWTENEDFILAKLCRTVIYREFPKSIISSKPFSEDFLKQNIEKVNQYFGIDNGEELVGQISRSLLPYDTEKQPIYLMDKNGNKLKLEESENQILFGCMENPTKKYIFYCPREIWDSK; the protein is encoded by the coding sequence GTGCAAAACAAACTGAAAATCATCAATGATCCGGTTCACGGATTTATCAAAATTCCTCACGAGATTTTATTTGATATTATCGAGCATCCTTATTTCCAAAGGTTGAGAAGAATTTCCCAGACCGGACTGCTTTCACTCATTTTTCCCGGCGCAAAACATACCAGGTTTCATCACGCTTTAGGAGCAATGAACCTGATGTTCAAAGCATTGGAGACATTGAAGTTGAAAGGTGTGAAGATTTCAAAAGATGAGGAAAAGGCGGCTATGCTGGCGATTCTAATGCACGATATTGGTCACGGACCGTTTTCGCACGCTTTGGAAAATATGCTGATGGACGACTGGCATCACGAGAAAATCTCGATTTTACTGATGAACCGGCTGAATAAAGAATTCAAAGGAAAACTGGATCTCGCCATTGAAATGTTTCAGGGGAAATACCACAGGATGTTTTTCAATCAGTTGATTTCCTCCCAGCTGGATGTAGACAGGATGGATTATCTGAAGCGGGACAGCTTTTACACAGGCGTTTCCGAAGGCAGCGTGAATGTGGAGCGAATCATCTCTATGATGAATGTGAGCGAGGAGCAGCTGGTGATAGACACGAAAGGTATCTATTCAATTGAAAACTATCTCACGGCCAGGATGTTTATGTACTGGCAGGTTTATTACCATAAAACAGCAGCTTTGGCAGAACATATTTTGGTCCACATCCTGAACAGAGCAAAATTTCTTGTATCACAAAATGTCGACTTGGAAGCACCGTCTAATTTGAAATATTTTCTAGTCAAGAATCAATTTGATGAAGCTACAGAAGAAGATATCAGAAGATTTACAATGCTGGATGATATGGACGTGTTTCAGGCTATAAAAGTCTGGACGGAAAACGAAGATTTTATACTTGCAAAACTATGCAGAACAGTTATTTACAGAGAGTTTCCGAAAAGTATCATTTCATCGAAACCTTTTTCTGAAGACTTTTTGAAACAAAATATAGAAAAAGTGAATCAATATTTCGGGATTGACAATGGAGAAGAATTGGTAGGGCAGATTTCTCGATCTTTATTGCCCTATGATACAGAAAAACAACCAATTTACCTGATGGATAAAAATGGAAACAAACTAAAGCTGGAAGAGTCAGAAAATCAAATACTATTCGGCTGTATGGAAAACCCTACCAAGAAGTATATTTTCTACTGTCCTAGAGAAATTTGGGATTCGAAGTAA
- a CDS encoding DUF7683 domain-containing protein: MEVVNPAKSYYIKFVKEFDISIFEINELKNIIVAEENDDNSYLSYPLNESQIIKIEKLSKFNFDTNYNNYVYLFY; this comes from the coding sequence ATAGAGGTAGTAAATCCTGCAAAATCTTATTACATAAAATTTGTAAAGGAATTTGATATTTCTATATTTGAGATTAATGAATTAAAAAATATTATTGTTGCTGAAGAAAATGATGACAATTCATATTTATCATATCCATTAAATGAATCTCAAATCATTAAAATTGAAAAACTATCTAAATTTAATTTTGATACAAATTATAATAATTACGTTTATTTATTTTACTAA
- a CDS encoding diacylglycerol/lipid kinase family protein, with the protein MQFAFIINPYSAKKNYQPFLDSLRKKVDNPLYLVSKSLQDTEDFIQNNWENVGVFVAVGGDGTISVVAQKLINTEKILAVFPAGSGNGFSNENNFNKNLDVLLAKIRKEKYKQIDTFMVNDHFSINVSGTGFDGKVVKEFEKTSRGFKNYIKVSIKTFFNYKPIKIKFFDESYKQYNGKYLMLNIANTRQFGNNAYIAPMASKSDGLVDLVLVKKFPLTYSAFFAFRMFTKRLKNDEYVTYLPVSEIEFKVNTKTWHIDGEFKKIKSPIHVKVLPKSLKILI; encoded by the coding sequence ATGCAATTTGCTTTCATCATTAATCCTTATTCGGCTAAGAAAAATTATCAGCCATTTTTGGACAGCCTCCGAAAAAAGGTTGATAATCCCTTATATCTTGTTTCCAAATCTCTGCAAGATACAGAGGATTTTATTCAGAATAACTGGGAAAATGTAGGCGTTTTTGTGGCGGTAGGCGGAGACGGCACTATATCAGTAGTTGCGCAAAAGCTGATTAATACAGAAAAAATTCTGGCTGTTTTCCCAGCTGGTTCTGGAAACGGATTTTCCAACGAAAATAATTTTAACAAGAATCTGGACGTTCTGCTTGCAAAAATCCGGAAGGAAAAATATAAACAGATCGACACTTTTATGGTGAATGATCACTTCTCCATCAACGTTTCAGGAACTGGTTTTGACGGAAAAGTGGTGAAAGAATTTGAAAAGACAAGTCGAGGTTTTAAAAATTATATCAAAGTTTCCATCAAAACTTTTTTTAACTACAAACCGATAAAAATCAAATTTTTTGATGAAAGCTACAAACAATATAATGGAAAATACCTGATGCTGAATATTGCCAACACGAGACAGTTCGGCAATAATGCTTACATTGCACCGATGGCCAGCAAAAGCGATGGTTTGGTAGATTTGGTATTGGTGAAGAAATTTCCGCTGACATATTCCGCATTTTTTGCGTTCCGGATGTTTACCAAGCGGCTGAAGAATGATGAATATGTGACTTATCTTCCCGTTTCAGAAATTGAGTTTAAGGTCAATACAAAAACCTGGCACATCGACGGCGAATTTAAGAAAATCAAATCACCGATTCACGTCAAGGTGCTGCCGAAGAGTTTGAAAATACTTATTTAG
- a CDS encoding DUF6526 family protein has product MSDQNLKNYRKYYPLHHFIFYPISLVLLFICLFQIVININHNSSFVKIWSAIAAVVILMIVLSLMLRQHYALGLQDRIIINEFKFRYFALTGNRLESLPYQFSDAQIFALRFSEDEDLIELINNTIENDWSSSEIKQNIKNWKADNSRV; this is encoded by the coding sequence ATGAGCGATCAAAACCTTAAAAATTACAGAAAATATTATCCACTTCATCATTTTATTTTCTATCCGATTTCCTTAGTTCTGTTGTTTATTTGCTTGTTTCAGATTGTCATTAATATCAATCATAATAGTTCTTTTGTGAAGATTTGGAGTGCTATTGCAGCGGTTGTTATTTTGATGATTGTTTTGTCGTTAATGCTTCGTCAGCATTACGCATTAGGACTTCAGGACAGAATTATTATTAATGAATTCAAGTTTCGATATTTTGCTTTGACGGGTAATCGATTGGAAAGTTTACCGTATCAATTTTCCGATGCTCAAATCTTTGCATTAAGATTTTCCGAAGACGAAGATTTGATTGAGTTAATTAACAATACCATCGAGAATGATTGGTCTTCTTCCGAAATTAAACAGAACATCAAAAACTGGAAAGCAGATAACAGCAGGGTGTAA
- a CDS encoding RsiV family protein translates to MKKLFAILSIGTLLSSCSKTENKEINTNNSRNDSLKTEKAFVIDSVRVQDSLQVAKTLTLSFEKQVLVFPDISNKMILDSIYKPANIVAEDYSKKSLTDILEKFKKEYLKKDDSQDYMPDFKQTWDEVSEMKMVSKTDDLLTLKYSRSGYSGGAHGYYFENYKTFDLKNNKVISQNDIFKNPDDANWDKILKNNFVDKDQKDMMIEDKIKLNNNFYFDKEKITFVYNQYEITAYAAGVVYITLNFKDIKAQLKPEFLTQYNIK, encoded by the coding sequence ATGAAAAAACTATTCGCAATTCTTTCCATTGGTACTTTGCTGTCTTCGTGTTCTAAAACTGAAAATAAAGAAATCAACACCAATAATTCCAGGAATGACAGTCTGAAAACTGAAAAAGCATTTGTTATAGATTCCGTCCGTGTGCAGGATTCTCTTCAGGTTGCAAAAACGCTAACATTGTCTTTTGAAAAACAGGTTTTGGTATTCCCTGATATTAGTAACAAGATGATTCTTGATAGCATTTACAAACCTGCAAATATTGTTGCAGAAGATTATTCTAAAAAATCGTTGACAGATATCCTGGAGAAATTTAAAAAAGAGTATTTGAAAAAAGATGATTCCCAGGATTACATGCCAGACTTCAAACAGACTTGGGATGAAGTGTCTGAGATGAAAATGGTTTCTAAAACTGATGATCTACTGACGCTGAAATATTCAAGAAGTGGTTACTCAGGAGGCGCACACGGCTACTATTTTGAAAATTACAAAACATTTGATTTGAAGAATAATAAAGTGATTTCTCAAAATGATATTTTCAAAAACCCAGATGACGCAAATTGGGACAAGATTCTCAAGAATAATTTTGTAGATAAAGATCAAAAAGATATGATGATTGAGGATAAAATTAAGTTGAATAATAACTTCTATTTTGATAAGGAGAAAATCACGTTTGTTTACAATCAATATGAGATTACAGCTTATGCGGCGGGTGTTGTTTATATCACTCTAAATTTCAAAGATATCAAAGCTCAGTTAAAACCAGAGTTTTTAACTCAGTATAATATCAAATAA